A genomic window from Ilyobacter polytropus DSM 2926 includes:
- a CDS encoding Cof-type HAD-IIB family hydrolase, translated as MNRYKAVICDLDGTLLNSEHTISAYTKKVIEKIKSLGIKFFIATGRHHRDALAFKNILGLDSFLITSNGAKIHDENDKEIFSSNIPKEMVKKIIDFPVDEEIHRGIYKDEFWFLEEHIEGLDVFHKESGFSSIIKPFDELKNEDVTKFIFISADSDKINELEKIIKLKFNDLLNITLSFENCLEIVQKGVSKGFAIEEILKKENISPVEALAFGDGLNDLDMLQTVGKGFLMGNSHKKLIQSLPNHEIIDTNNNDGVAKYLEKIFL; from the coding sequence ATGAATAGATATAAAGCAGTTATATGTGACCTTGACGGGACTCTCTTAAATTCAGAACACACTATCTCAGCTTACACCAAAAAAGTAATAGAAAAAATTAAAAGTCTAGGCATAAAGTTTTTCATTGCTACAGGCCGTCATCATAGAGATGCTTTAGCATTTAAAAATATTTTAGGCTTAGACTCTTTTCTTATAACCTCAAATGGAGCAAAAATACATGATGAAAATGACAAAGAAATTTTTTCAAGTAACATCCCAAAGGAAATGGTGAAAAAAATCATTGACTTTCCCGTTGATGAAGAAATACATAGAGGAATTTACAAAGATGAATTTTGGTTTCTCGAAGAACACATAGAGGGGCTCGATGTTTTTCACAAGGAGTCTGGATTTTCTTCAATCATAAAACCTTTTGACGAATTAAAGAATGAGGATGTTACCAAATTTATTTTTATAAGTGCAGATTCTGACAAAATAAACGAATTGGAAAAAATTATTAAATTAAAATTTAATGATTTACTTAATATAACTCTATCATTTGAAAATTGTCTTGAAATAGTTCAAAAGGGAGTTTCTAAAGGCTTTGCTATAGAAGAGATATTAAAAAAGGAAAATATCTCCCCTGTAGAGGCCTTGGCTTTTGGTGATGGACTAAACGACCTTGATATGCTGCAAACAGTTGGAAAAGGTTTTTTGATGGGAAATTCCCACAAAAAGTTAATACAGAGTCTCCCTAACCATGAGATTATAGATACCAATAACAACGATGGTGTTGCCAAATATTTAGAAAAAATATTTTTGTAA